One window of Pseudochaenichthys georgianus chromosome 18, fPseGeo1.2, whole genome shotgun sequence genomic DNA carries:
- the tada2b gene encoding transcriptional adapter 2-beta → MADLGKKYCVNCLADVTNLRLRCTDCPDIELCPECFSAGAEIGNHRRWHGYQQVDGGRFSLWGPEAEGGWTSREEQSLLDAIEQYGFGNWEDMAAHVGASRTPQEVMEHYVTMYIHGNLGKACIPESIPNRVTDHTCPSGGPLSPSLTTPLPPLDINLADQQQLGYMPLRDDYEIEYDQDAEKLISGLSVNYDDEDVEIEMKRAHVDMYVRKLRERQRRKNIARDYNLVPAFLGRDKKDKEKPGVLGVIGTAVGVGGVAVGSGTIGSGSTTAVGLGPVSSTTKRKIPKEEKEQRVRLRGLCQFMANREFEDFFENMHKERMLRAKVRELQRYRRNGIARLEESAEYEAARHKREKRKENKSMVISKRGSGGGGGLGSGIGLGGGAGGGGGIAGGLGVGCGIKEEGKDGEFAAIENLTGFELLSDREKVLCNSLNLNPARYLTVKTIIIKDHLQKRQGIPAKSRLPSYLDKVLKKRILTFLTESGWISRDAS, encoded by the exons ATGGCCGACCTGGGGAAAAAGTACTGCGTTAACTGCCTTGCAGATGTTACAAACCTGCGGCTTCGCTGCACTGACTGTCCCGATATCGAGCTGTGCCCGGAGTGCTTCTCGGCGGGCGCAGAAATCGGTAATCATCGGAGATGGCATGGCTACCAGCAGGTCGACGGCGGTCGGTTCTCTCTCTGGGGTCCCGAGGCAGAGGGAGGATGGACCAGCAGGGAAGAGCAGTCGCTCCTCGATGCTATCGAGCAGTATGGGTTTGGAAACTGG GAGGACATGGCAGCTCACGTCGGAGCATCCCGAACTCCTCAGGAAGTCATGGAACACTATGTCACCATGTACATCCATGGAAACCTAGGTAAGGCCTGCATCCCTGAGAGCATTCCCAACCGGGTGACGGACCACACCTGTCCCAGCGGGGGGCCGCTGTCGCCTAGCCTTACCACTCCTCTCCCACCGCTGGATATCAACCTTGCAGACCAGCAGCAGCTGGGCTACATGCCACTACGTGACGACTATGAGATTGAATATGACCAGGACGCAGAGAAGCTCATTAGCGGGCTGTCTGTGAACTACGACGACGAGGATGTGGAAATTGAAATGAAACGTGCACATGTGGATATGTATGTGCGCAAGCTTAGAGAACGCCAACGACGTAAGAACATCGCAAGAGACTACAACCTGGTGCCTGCATTCCTGGGCAGAGACAAGAAGGACAAGGAGAAACCAGGAGTGCTGGGAGTCATAGGTACTGCTGTTGGGGTAGGGGGGGTAGCAGTTGGCAGTGGCACAATCGGATCAGGTTCCACAACGGCAGTAGGATTAGGCCCTGTTTCCAGTACGACCAAAAGAAAGATCCCAAAGGAAGAGAAGGAGCAGCGGGTCAGACTGCGGGGGCTCTGTCAGTTCATGGCTAATCGGGAATTTGAAGACTTCTTTGAGAACATGCATAAAGAGCGTATGCTCAGAGCAAAGGTGCGTGAGCTGCAGCGCTACCGGCGCAATGGCATCGCCCGCTTGGAAGAGTCTGCTGAATATGAAGCAGCGCGCCACAAACGGGAGAAACGCAAGGAAAACAAAAGCATGGTCATCTCCAAACGGGGAAGCGGAGGAGGGGGCGGGCTTGGCTCTGGGATTGGACTTGGGGGAGGAGCTGGAGGGGGAGGCGGCATAGCTGGAGGGTTGGGGGTTGGTTGTGGGATTAAGGAAGAGGGCAAAGATGGTGAATTTGCCGCCATCGAGAATCTGACAGGCTtcgagctgctgtcagacaggGAGAAGGTGCTTTGTAACTCTCTGAACCTCAATCCAGCACGTTACCTGACTGTCAAAACCATCATCATCAAAGATCACCTGCAGAAAAGGCAAGGTATCCCGGCCAAGAGCCGGCTGCCCAGCTACTTGGACAAAGTCCTCAAGAAGCGTATTCTCACCTTTTTAACAGAAAGTGGCTGGATATCCAGAGATGCCTCTTAG
- the cfap184 gene encoding cilia- and flagella-associated protein 184, with translation MEDKTDNEVKYDFGASADFSNVENTSYIGVNGNEREDVPATMAASDHDEENGVAREPPTEATPEPYEKKGKELNVVNEQAKSQKESVVFEINSHGEDGAPRLPLEALERQNTTLEENKAGGEQSCSEDLSSEECMCEDRDTASQRCSLLQGKLAEFFHKKAIDDSQVDVVIQVSKELQEYEKYITILTDLKQQLTTNTETSQKQAEELRFISLEKLDKVENDWQSLVALKQEVAVTVLSLHLGKQAAQTKVETALETEKLLQHELIRLRLKNIKLRANIHRLEGELSAREKDAGDPLLLHFDLLQAERLELKKHTEKQNEESLKMQLKISSSLELLSNIKEKLFWSQMEAQAKREQLAMLEATVARGTDFLTRTRHARNSLRRDNLRLREHRGLLGNRVLLLDFEETVDASDYMEDQLRDLKCRQAEIVFSCGRWKKKLRQPN, from the exons ATGGAGGACAAGACAGACAATGAGGTAAAGTACGATTTCGGCGCGTCAGCAGATTTCTCGAATGTGGAGAACACTTCTTATATTGGTGTAAATGGAAATGAAAGAGAAGACGTCCCAGCTACAATGGCTGCCTCTGATCATGATGAAGAAAACGGTGTCGCTAGAGAGCCCCCTACTGAAGCTACCCCTGAACCATACGAGAAAAAAGGAAAAGAGCTCAATGTAGTCAATGAACAGGCAAAGTCTCAAAAGGAGAGTGTAGTTTTTGAAATAAACAGCCATGGTGAAGATGGAGCTCCCAGGTTGCCTCTTGAGGCCCTGGAGAGACAGAACACCACACTAGAAGAAAATAAGGCTGGGGGAGAGCAATCCTGTTCTGAAGACCTCAGCTCTGAAGAGTGCATGTGTGAGGACAGAGATACAGCCAGCCAGCGCTGCAGCCTTTTGCAAGGGAAGTTGGCTGAGTTCTTCCACAAGAAGGCCATAGATGACTCCCAGGTGGACGTGGTGATACAGGTTTCAAAGGAGCTGCAGGAGTATGAGAAGTACATAACCATCCTGACTGACCTGAAACAGCAGCTTACCACTAATACAGAGACATCTCAGAAGCAAGCAGAGGAGCTGAGGTTCATTTCCCTTGAGAAGCTGGACAAG GTGGAAAATGACTGGCAATCATTGGTGGCCCTAAAGCAGGAGGTAGCTGTGACAGTACTAAGCCTACACCTTGGTAAACAAGCTGCTCAGACCAAGGTGGAGACAGCCTTGGAAACAGAGAAGCTTCTACAGCACGAGCTGATCAGACTACGCCTCAAAAACATCAAGCTAAGGGCCAACATTCACAGGCTGGAGGGGGAACTTTCTGCAAGGGAAAAAGATGCCGGGGACCCCCTACTTCTCCACTTTGATCTGCTGCAGGCTGAGAGGCTAGAGCTGAAAAAACACACTGAAAAGCAAAATGAGGAATCTTTAAAGATGCAACTAAAGATCAGCAGCAGCTTGGAG CTACTGTCAAATATAAAGGAGAAATTGTTCTGGAGTCAAATGGAGGCCCAGGCCAAGCGAGAGCAGCTTGCAATGTTGGAAGCAACGGTGGCCAGAGGAacggacttcctcacaaggACTAGGCACGCTCGCAACAGCCTTCGTAGAGACAACCTGCGGCTGAGAGAGCATCGTGGACTGCTGGGAAACAGGGTCCTGCTGCTGGACTTTGAGGAAACTGTGGACGCCTCTGACTACATGGAGGATCAACTAAGGGATCTGAAGTGCCGGCAAGCTGAGATAGTCTTCAGTTGTGGCAGATGGAAGAAGAAGTTGAGACAACCTAATTAA